TTAAATAAGAACTATACTCATTTTTGTTTGCTATTAACCGATGGgcatgaaaaaaaaatataaatgtataACCCATGCAAGAGAATGACAGTAGCAAAAAATAACTCACCTTAATTCTATAGGACCGAGGACGAAGTTCCTTCCGTATCTCAACCATCTTTTGTTCCTCCCGATTCAATCTCATTGACAACAAATACGGATGCAATAGCCCTGGTGTATCAAACATCTTAGCCTTAGCCGACAAAATTCCTGCAATCCTCAAGATCCCAAGTGTTGTTCCAGGAACCGGAGCTTCCGTGAGCTTCGTAACTTTAGCTCCTTCTTTCTTCGCAAACGCATTGATTAAAGTAGACTTCCCAGCATTTTGAGCCCCAATCACCCAAACATTCCCACGAGGACCAGCCAGAGTCTTCACAAAGGACAACACATTCCTCACACCTAAATCCTTCCGAGAACTAACCAAATAAACCGCGCTTAACTTAGGCGCTCCTCCAGCACTCGCACGATGTCGAACCCATCTGTCCAACCTCGTAGGAGAAACCTGAGACGGAAGTAGATCAACCTTCGTAGCCACAAGAACAAGCTTAGGCAGTTTCTTACCCTTCTTCGAATTCTCCTGCATTCCCTCCAATGCCTTAAACAACGACTTCACAGCCGTTCTCGGAAACGAACCGTCAAAATCAACACAATCCACAACCATGACAACAACAGTAGCACTACCACTACCAGCAGGATTCATCAACCTAGTAGAAATCAACCTATCGAAATCAAAATCAGGTATCAAATTCTCAGCTGAGTGATTCTTCACCTGCCCATAATTTCTCAAGGAATGACACCTAGCACAAACAGTAACCTCTTCTTTCACCTTCTCAGCTTCCCTAGCCATTCTCTTCTTCTCAGCCTTCGAAACCTTCTTCCTCTTCGCCCTCTCCAAAACCTCTTCAGTAATATTACCATATCCAACCCCAGGAAGTGTAAACCCATTCAAATCAACCTTATCATCCTTTTCTTCACCAAGTAACATAGCTTCTAACTCATCAGAATCCAAATCAAACTCATTAGCTTCTTCAACATCatcattttcttcatcttcttcatcatcctcATCCTCATCAACCCCATAATCCTCTTCTGTAAAAATCTCCACTTTAACCTCTCTTTGTTGATAATACCCAGGAAGATTTTGATCTTTATCTTGCATGAAAATTCCACAACCAGGGCAAATGGGTCCAAGAGCTTCATCTTCATCTCTCCCTTCACTCAAAAGCGGGTTTCTACTATCTCTTCTGGGAGTGGTTCTTCTAATAGCGTGGTTACCATTCACCGCAAAAGCAATAAAGGATGAACCTTTGTGAAACCGTTTAGCAGTATCTATAATGGAATCATGTTAAAACATTAATGGGTatgagaaaaaaagaagaaaaatagaaaaggaGTTACCTGAGAAATGGCGGAGAGCGTGATAATGGGGAGTGTTGTTGAAGATGGGGAATTTAGAAGTGAGGTTAGTGGAAGGGAGTGGGAT
The Vicia villosa cultivar HV-30 ecotype Madison, WI linkage group LG6, Vvil1.0, whole genome shotgun sequence genome window above contains:
- the LOC131610024 gene encoding GTP-binding protein BRASSINAZOLE INSENSITIVE PALE GREEN 2, chloroplastic-like; this translates as MSIRFSTIPLPSTNLTSKFPIFNNTPHYHALRHFSDTAKRFHKGSSFIAFAVNGNHAIRRTTPRRDSRNPLLSEGRDEDEALGPICPGCGIFMQDKDQNLPGYYQQREVKVEIFTEEDYGVDEDEDDEEDEENDDVEEANEFDLDSDELEAMLLGEEKDDKVDLNGFTLPGVGYGNITEEVLERAKRKKVSKAEKKRMAREAEKVKEEVTVCARCHSLRNYGQVKNHSAENLIPDFDFDRLISTRLMNPAGSGSATVVVMVVDCVDFDGSFPRTAVKSLFKALEGMQENSKKGKKLPKLVLVATKVDLLPSQVSPTRLDRWVRHRASAGGAPKLSAVYLVSSRKDLGVRNVLSFVKTLAGPRGNVWVIGAQNAGKSTLINAFAKKEGAKVTKLTEAPVPGTTLGILRIAGILSAKAKMFDTPGLLHPYLLSMRLNREEQKMVEIRKELRPRSYRIKAGQAIHVGGLARLDLIEANVATLYVTVWASPNVSLHMGKTENANEIWNNHVGVRLQPPIGNERGAELGTWKERQIKVSGSSWDVNCIDIAISGLGWFSVCIQGEATMKLSTYDGIEITLREPLVLDRAPSLEKPGFWLPKTLSEAIGNQTKLEAQRKKKLEDEDEEYIGARSEISASK